The following are encoded in a window of Sphingobium sp. AP49 genomic DNA:
- a CDS encoding SDR family oxidoreductase — MSKVIVITGAGDGLGRALARRFARDGETVILLGRTLSKVEAVAQELGEPHFAVECDVGNPDSVRAAFAAIAQRHPRIDVLINNAAIYEPFTLAEVRDEQIQASLATNVAGPIYCAREALPLLRGGGHIINVTSESVPLKMPMLWLYAGGKAGLELMSDMWARELEPEGVRVTVVQAGMMMDETKTGSSWPMDVSIRFAQENAKVGLNLRERGISHYNSVTDVFRAVLDMPADLHIGSVALSARKR; from the coding sequence GTGAGCAAGGTCATCGTCATTACCGGTGCGGGCGACGGGCTGGGGCGCGCCTTGGCGCGGCGGTTTGCGCGCGACGGTGAAACCGTCATCCTGCTGGGCCGCACCCTGTCGAAGGTCGAGGCGGTCGCGCAGGAACTGGGCGAACCCCATTTTGCGGTCGAATGCGATGTCGGCAATCCCGATTCCGTCCGCGCGGCCTTTGCCGCGATTGCGCAGCGTCACCCCAGGATCGACGTGCTGATCAACAATGCCGCGATCTACGAGCCGTTCACCCTGGCCGAAGTACGCGACGAGCAGATCCAGGCCTCGCTCGCCACCAATGTCGCCGGCCCAATCTATTGCGCGCGCGAGGCGCTGCCGCTGCTGCGTGGCGGCGGGCACATCATCAATGTCACCAGCGAATCCGTGCCGCTCAAGATGCCGATGCTGTGGCTCTATGCCGGCGGCAAGGCGGGGCTGGAACTGATGTCGGACATGTGGGCGCGCGAGCTGGAGCCCGAAGGCGTGCGCGTCACCGTGGTGCAGGCGGGCATGATGATGGACGAGACCAAGACCGGTAGCAGCTGGCCGATGGATGTGTCGATCCGCTTCGCCCAGGAAAATGCCAAGGTCGGCCTCAATCTGCGCGAGCGCGGCATCAGCCATTATAATTCGGTCACCGACGTCTTTCGTGCCGTGCTCGACATGCCGGCGGACTTGCACATCGGATCGGTTGCCTTGAGCGCGCGCAAGCGCTGA
- a CDS encoding aldehyde dehydrogenase family protein — protein MATLPEAKLYIDGALRDAEGGKTFEVIGPWTGEPVGIAADASPADVEAAIVAARRAFDETDWSTNVDLRVALVTKLRDLFQANKERLSDLARHEAGAAMGAVGRAHVDMALDGWDDYLAVFPQLKWEKDYGGRTGYGFESLRKAVYEPIGVVAAITPWNVPLYVNVGKVVAALLAGCTVILKPAPNTPGMGAIFGELAAEAGFPAGVINVVFGSDPALAGEMLVTDPRVDLISFTGSTGVGKRIMEQGAATLKRVFLELGGKSAKIVLDDSANFAMDVAQTMLVFHAGQGCAVHSRLLVPRSRYEEAKAILKHAYASFGDNWGDFDNPQHIMGPVISKRQMDRVLSYVDIGQAEGATLLAGGKARPDKGGGYFVEPTCFADVTNDMRIAQEEIFGPVLVVIPFEDDADAVRIANESSYGLSGGVSSGNLDRAINVAKQIRSGSISVNGGMCIAGDLPFGGYKASGVGREWGLEGIEEFLETKLIAWRAA, from the coding sequence ATGGCCACTCTTCCCGAAGCCAAGCTCTATATCGACGGCGCATTGCGCGATGCCGAAGGCGGCAAGACCTTTGAGGTGATCGGCCCCTGGACCGGCGAACCGGTCGGCATCGCCGCCGATGCCTCGCCCGCGGATGTCGAGGCCGCGATCGTCGCCGCCCGCCGCGCCTTCGATGAAACCGACTGGTCGACCAATGTCGATCTGCGCGTGGCGCTGGTGACGAAGCTGCGCGACCTGTTCCAGGCGAACAAGGAACGGCTGTCGGATCTGGCCCGTCATGAGGCCGGTGCCGCGATGGGCGCAGTCGGCCGTGCCCATGTCGACATGGCGCTCGACGGCTGGGACGATTATCTGGCCGTCTTCCCCCAGCTCAAATGGGAAAAGGATTATGGCGGCCGCACCGGCTATGGCTTCGAAAGCCTGCGCAAGGCGGTCTATGAACCGATTGGCGTGGTCGCGGCGATCACTCCCTGGAACGTCCCGCTCTATGTGAATGTCGGCAAGGTCGTGGCCGCGCTGCTGGCCGGCTGCACCGTCATTCTGAAGCCCGCGCCCAACACGCCGGGCATGGGCGCGATCTTCGGCGAATTGGCGGCGGAGGCGGGCTTCCCCGCCGGCGTCATCAATGTCGTGTTCGGCAGCGATCCGGCGCTGGCCGGCGAGATGCTGGTCACCGATCCGCGCGTCGACCTCATTTCCTTCACCGGATCGACCGGCGTCGGCAAGCGCATCATGGAACAGGGCGCCGCCACGCTGAAGCGCGTCTTCCTGGAACTGGGCGGCAAGTCGGCCAAGATCGTGCTCGACGATTCCGCCAATTTCGCGATGGACGTCGCCCAGACCATGCTGGTCTTCCATGCCGGCCAGGGTTGCGCCGTCCATTCCCGTCTGCTGGTGCCGCGCAGCCGCTATGAGGAAGCGAAGGCGATCCTCAAGCATGCCTATGCCAGCTTCGGCGACAATTGGGGCGATTTCGACAATCCCCAGCATATCATGGGGCCGGTCATCTCGAAGCGGCAGATGGATCGGGTGCTGTCCTATGTCGATATCGGCCAGGCCGAGGGCGCGACCCTGCTAGCCGGCGGCAAGGCGCGGCCGGACAAGGGCGGCGGCTATTTCGTCGAGCCGACCTGCTTCGCCGATGTCACCAACGACATGCGCATCGCGCAGGAAGAGATTTTCGGACCGGTGCTGGTGGTGATCCCGTTTGAGGATGACGCCGATGCCGTGCGCATCGCCAATGAAAGCAGCTATGGCCTGTCGGGCGGCGTCAGCTCGGGCAATCTTGACCGGGCGATCAACGTCGCCAAGCAGATCCGCAGCGGATCGATCAGCGTCAATGGCGGCATGTGCATCGCCGGCGACTTGCCTTTCGGTGGTTACAAGGCCAGTGGTGTAGGCCGCGAATGGGGCCTCGAAGGGATCGAGGAGTTCCTGGAGACCAAGCTGATCGCCTGGCGCGCCGCCTGA
- a CDS encoding enoyl-CoA hydratase/isomerase family protein, which translates to MTDDAPHLLTDVQDGILIATLNRPDKLNALSAETMALFEAALIRFRDTPDLKVMLIRSTGRYFCSGADMKSGGSPREYPRTPSGIRENHRLQLNGMQRIYDEMEHVEKPIVCAIHATCVGGGLEMALSCDFRLAAKSAAFSFPEGLFGVLPASNGVSRLTRICGPHWARWLIMGNQKADADRALIMGLVHDVMPDEGFEDAALAFCRHLTKQNGEQMGAAKIAIELAAEVGPSMGRHVERMANSALMLNPAYLEGMERYLKGIGGKKD; encoded by the coding sequence ATGACGGACGACGCGCCCCATCTGCTGACCGACGTTCAGGATGGCATATTGATTGCCACGCTGAACCGGCCGGACAAGCTCAATGCCCTGTCGGCGGAGACGATGGCGCTGTTCGAGGCGGCGTTGATCCGCTTTCGCGACACGCCGGACCTGAAGGTAATGCTGATCCGCTCGACCGGCCGCTATTTCTGTTCCGGCGCGGACATGAAGAGCGGTGGGTCGCCCAGGGAATATCCCCGCACGCCCAGCGGTATCCGCGAAAATCACCGGCTCCAGCTCAACGGGATGCAGCGCATCTATGACGAGATGGAGCATGTGGAAAAGCCGATCGTCTGCGCCATCCACGCCACCTGCGTCGGCGGCGGGCTGGAAATGGCGCTGTCCTGCGATTTCCGCCTGGCGGCCAAGTCGGCGGCCTTCTCTTTCCCCGAAGGGCTGTTCGGCGTGCTGCCGGCGTCCAACGGGGTCAGCCGCCTGACCCGCATCTGCGGCCCCCACTGGGCGCGCTGGCTGATCATGGGCAACCAGAAGGCCGATGCCGACCGCGCGCTGATCATGGGGCTGGTCCATGACGTGATGCCCGACGAAGGGTTCGAGGATGCGGCGCTGGCCTTCTGCCGGCACCTCACCAAGCAGAATGGCGAGCAGATGGGCGCCGCCAAGATCGCGATCGAGCTGGCGGCCGAGGTCGGCCCGTCCATGGGCCGCCATGTCGAGCGCATGGCCAACAGCGCGCTGATGCTGAACCCCGCCTATCTGGAGGGGATGGAGCGCTATCTGAAGGGCATTGGCGGCAAGAAGGATTGA
- a CDS encoding OB-fold domain-containing protein: protein MVWQRSRPRLDRENRAFWTGGAEGKLNITRCDDCGQFTHPPREICRHCQSENVGPHAVAGTGAVDTYTINYQAWAKDMEVPFVIARVRLDDVPGVYLTTNIVNCPVDAVDMDDRVRVVFEEQDGIWFPLFEKVA from the coding sequence ATGGTCTGGCAACGCTCGCGTCCCCGGCTGGACCGGGAAAACCGTGCCTTCTGGACCGGCGGGGCGGAGGGGAAGCTCAACATCACCCGCTGCGACGACTGCGGCCAGTTCACCCATCCGCCGCGCGAGATCTGCCGCCATTGCCAGTCGGAAAATGTCGGCCCCCATGCGGTCGCCGGCACCGGCGCGGTCGACACCTACACGATCAACTATCAGGCCTGGGCCAAGGATATGGAGGTGCCCTTCGTCATCGCGCGCGTCCGGCTGGACGATGTGCCGGGGGTCTATCTGACCACCAATATCGTCAATTGCCCGGTCGATGCCGTCGACATGGATGACCGCGTCCGCGTCGTCTTCGAGGAACAGGACGGCATCTGGTTCCCCTTGTTCGAGAAGGTCGCATGA
- a CDS encoding coniferyl-alcohol dehydrogenase yields the protein MSDILGYKGKRVIVSGCFSGMGEATAKLLLELGAEVHGLDFKDSSLPLASFTNVDLRDPASIEAAVAGIGGKVDALFNCAGLPQSFPPLDVMKVNFIGLRHLTEQVLPLMGPGGAIASIASTGGLGWSRRIPTNMEFVTTKGYDAAVAWCEAHLDDVVKEGYSFSKENVIVWTQFMGAHLIKKGIRINCTLPSPTQTPMMATFEAASGKDVVAAAAEPMGRYSTPAEQASGIVLLNSDLASIVNGVVFPVDGGFMGGVATGQVDLSVMMRRSAPAEA from the coding sequence ATGAGCGACATTTTGGGCTATAAGGGCAAGCGCGTGATCGTGAGCGGCTGCTTCTCCGGCATGGGGGAGGCAACCGCCAAGCTGCTGCTGGAGCTGGGCGCCGAGGTTCATGGCCTGGACTTCAAGGACAGCAGCCTGCCGCTCGCCTCCTTCACCAATGTCGACCTGCGCGATCCCGCCTCGATCGAGGCGGCGGTGGCCGGTATCGGCGGCAAGGTCGATGCGCTGTTCAACTGCGCCGGCCTGCCCCAGTCCTTCCCGCCGCTCGACGTCATGAAGGTGAACTTCATCGGCCTGCGCCACCTGACCGAACAGGTATTGCCGCTGATGGGGCCGGGCGGCGCGATCGCCAGCATCGCCTCCACCGGCGGGCTGGGCTGGAGCCGCCGCATCCCGACCAACATGGAATTCGTCACCACCAAGGGCTATGACGCCGCCGTCGCCTGGTGCGAGGCGCATCTGGATGATGTGGTCAAGGAAGGCTACAGCTTCTCCAAGGAGAATGTGATCGTCTGGACCCAGTTCATGGGCGCGCATCTCATCAAGAAGGGCATTCGCATCAACTGCACCCTGCCCTCGCCCACCCAGACGCCGATGATGGCGACGTTCGAGGCCGCGTCGGGCAAGGATGTGGTCGCCGCCGCCGCCGAACCGATGGGCCGCTATTCCACCCCGGCCGAACAGGCGAGCGGCATCGTGCTGCTGAACAGCGACCTTGCCTCGATCGTCAATGGCGTGGTCTTCCCGGTCGATGGTGGCTTCATGGGCGGCGTCGCCACCGGCCAGGTGGACCTGAGCGTCATGATGCGGCGTTCGGCGCCCGCCGAGGCCTGA
- a CDS encoding DUF2889 domain-containing protein: MDSGMLDLLPGFRRRFLVTPLPGRVTAAVEDDYHSMAVILHHDSARISGVDAIMERVPWTTCPGAPAVLQATFTGIALADVAARGEKKANCTHLHDLAVLAAAHAGDAAPTRYEILACDPIEGEAVAEIRRDGMPLIQVAHRSHVMTAPAEIAGQSLMKLRPWIDALPEPQREAARLLQWGTILANGRLIPMERQSTATRVPPNCFTFQPENAVKAQRVGRVIDFTAEPLVPLDHFDGAAYDRPRDPQ; the protein is encoded by the coding sequence TTGGACAGCGGCATGCTCGACCTGCTGCCCGGCTTTCGCCGTCGTTTCCTGGTGACGCCGCTACCGGGCCGGGTGACCGCCGCGGTCGAGGATGATTATCACAGCATGGCCGTCATCCTGCATCATGACAGCGCGCGCATCAGCGGCGTCGACGCGATCATGGAGCGGGTGCCTTGGACCACCTGTCCGGGCGCGCCGGCCGTGCTGCAGGCGACCTTCACTGGCATCGCGCTGGCCGATGTCGCGGCGCGCGGCGAGAAGAAGGCGAACTGCACCCATCTCCACGACCTCGCCGTGCTGGCTGCGGCGCATGCTGGCGACGCAGCGCCGACCCGCTATGAGATTCTCGCCTGCGACCCGATCGAGGGTGAGGCGGTTGCGGAAATCAGGCGCGATGGCATGCCGCTGATACAGGTGGCCCATCGCAGCCATGTCATGACCGCGCCGGCCGAGATTGCCGGCCAGTCGCTGATGAAGCTGCGGCCGTGGATCGATGCGCTGCCGGAGCCACAACGCGAGGCCGCCCGGCTGCTGCAATGGGGCACGATCCTCGCCAATGGCCGGCTGATTCCGATGGAACGACAATCGACCGCGACCCGCGTGCCACCCAATTGCTTCACCTTCCAGCCGGAAAATGCGGTCAAGGCGCAGCGTGTCGGCCGGGTGATCGACTTCACCGCCGAACCCTTGGTGCCGCTCGACCATTTCGATGGCGCCGCCTATGACCGGCCGCGCGACCCACAATAG
- a CDS encoding cytochrome P450, whose amino-acid sequence MAHATLSPAAPQPAHVPDALVYDFDIHADPGLLADPHARILDMLKNAPPVFWTPRNGGGWVALSHAANYEASRDTETYSSEFVPADKMKALLASLPPGAPHIPQPIPITLDPPEHTKYRQPLQKVFSPKTIAALKDSIRELAGELIDAIKADGQCEFMSTVAEPLPVQVFLKMLGLPLDRLPEYRQIVKEHMEAIDTDREGSMRRLQRIAAAMRDTVLDRKDNPRDDIISMLWKLEVDGQPSTLADMENYGVLLFIAGLDTVMNGMGLAMRGLALDLPLQDKLRAEPKLVAEAAEEMLRRFTFTVPMRVIKKPAELAGATLLPGDMLKLFLPAADLDAKEFPQPDSYDLDRENNVHIAFGVGPHRCLGSHLARIELQVLYEEMLARMPQFRLDPDKPTVFHGGHVIGIERLNLVWDV is encoded by the coding sequence ATGGCCCACGCCACCTTGAGCCCCGCCGCGCCGCAGCCGGCCCATGTGCCCGATGCGCTCGTCTACGATTTTGACATCCATGCCGATCCCGGCCTGCTCGCCGATCCGCATGCACGCATCCTCGACATGCTGAAAAATGCGCCGCCGGTGTTCTGGACGCCGCGCAACGGTGGTGGCTGGGTCGCGCTCAGCCATGCCGCCAATTATGAGGCGTCGCGCGATACGGAGACCTATTCCAGCGAGTTCGTGCCGGCCGACAAGATGAAGGCGCTGCTCGCCTCGCTGCCGCCGGGCGCACCGCATATCCCGCAGCCGATCCCGATCACGCTCGATCCGCCCGAACATACCAAATATCGCCAGCCGCTGCAGAAGGTCTTCTCGCCCAAGACGATCGCGGCGCTCAAGGACAGCATCCGCGAGTTGGCGGGTGAGCTGATCGACGCGATCAAGGCCGATGGCCAGTGCGAGTTCATGAGCACGGTGGCCGAACCGCTGCCGGTGCAGGTCTTCCTCAAGATGCTGGGTCTGCCGCTCGATCGCCTGCCCGAATATCGCCAGATCGTGAAGGAGCATATGGAGGCGATCGACACCGATCGCGAAGGATCGATGCGCCGGCTCCAGCGCATTGCCGCGGCAATGCGCGACACCGTGCTCGACCGGAAGGACAATCCGCGCGACGACATCATTTCGATGCTGTGGAAGCTGGAAGTCGATGGCCAGCCCAGCACGCTGGCCGACATGGAAAATTACGGCGTGCTGCTGTTCATCGCCGGCCTCGACACGGTGATGAACGGCATGGGCCTGGCCATGCGCGGTCTGGCGCTCGACCTGCCGCTGCAGGACAAGCTGCGCGCCGAACCCAAGCTGGTGGCGGAAGCGGCCGAGGAAATGCTGCGCCGCTTCACCTTCACCGTGCCGATGCGCGTCATCAAGAAGCCCGCCGAACTGGCCGGCGCGACGCTGTTGCCGGGCGACATGCTCAAGTTGTTCCTGCCCGCTGCCGATCTCGACGCCAAGGAGTTTCCGCAGCCCGACAGCTATGATCTCGACCGTGAGAACAATGTTCACATCGCCTTTGGCGTTGGCCCGCATCGCTGCCTGGGCTCGCACCTCGCCCGCATCGAGTTGCAGGTTCTCTATGAGGAGATGCTGGCGCGCATGCCGCAGTTCCGGCTCGATCCCGACAAGCCGACCGTCTTCCATGGCGGCCATGTGATCGGCATCGAAAGGCTCAATCTGGTCTGGGACGTCTGA
- a CDS encoding acyl-CoA dehydrogenase: MNFDLTDDQEMMRDMFARFLDEHSSMARVRAAGPTGFDPALWQGLAELGALSIRVPEEAGGLGLGLFDATILMEEAGRTLASGPLAEALVTARLLAQLGGESTADLLGRVLVGDTVASFAFEDVADTPVQWIGGGLVAEAVIARSGDDIILVTVPAEARQAEDNLASTPIAEINLSAHQHIILASGAAALATFAAGIEEWKLLIAAGLAGIGREALKLAAAYACERKQFDQYIGQFQAISHPLADILCEIDGGKFLVWKAIRDLADGAPEAGGAISIAAWWNAQSAAKAVAQSLHTFGGYGLTTEYDIFLYNLRAKAWPLVGGDPQRWLDEAGRRLYADEAAALPDAGPMPVDFDLGEAAQAIKDEINAFFAANVTPEMRATFHYSWEGYNPELNRKLAAQNLLYLGLPKDVGGRGLSAYEKTAAMDAFEEQGYNNPAANVTQMVSLIIHRFGTDELKQAVLPEIMRGEVICSLGYSEPGSGSDVFAAQCRATQEADGSWRIDGTKMFTSGANLSTYVLMLCRTNPDVAKHKGLTMFIVPLKADGVTVQPVHTFQDERTNITFYDGVRIPDSWRLGEIDGGVRTMSASLELEHGGGFAKYQRKMLQAGEALCRDVIHRGKPLIEDGGAQARLARTAANLWASELIAFRAQWVSMENKPNLAYGPMAKMFSSEKFLTDARDLLDLTAPASLSKRKGPAEEINMFYRHAQGATIYGGTSEVHRSMIAEKGLGLPRTRA, from the coding sequence ATGAATTTCGACCTGACCGACGATCAGGAGATGATGCGCGACATGTTCGCGCGCTTCCTGGACGAACATAGCAGCATGGCGCGGGTCCGCGCCGCCGGGCCGACCGGCTTCGACCCCGCCCTGTGGCAGGGGCTGGCGGAGCTGGGCGCGCTGTCGATCCGCGTACCCGAAGAGGCCGGCGGCCTTGGCCTTGGCCTGTTCGACGCGACCATCCTGATGGAGGAAGCGGGCCGGACGCTGGCATCGGGACCGCTGGCCGAGGCGCTGGTGACGGCGCGGCTGCTGGCACAGCTGGGTGGTGAGTCAACGGCTGACCTGCTCGGCCGGGTTTTGGTGGGCGATACGGTCGCCAGCTTCGCCTTCGAGGATGTGGCGGACACGCCCGTCCAGTGGATCGGCGGCGGTCTGGTCGCCGAAGCGGTGATCGCCCGGTCCGGTGACGACATCATCCTCGTCACCGTGCCGGCAGAGGCGCGCCAGGCGGAGGACAATCTGGCCTCCACCCCGATCGCCGAGATCAACCTGTCGGCGCATCAGCATATCATTTTGGCATCGGGTGCCGCGGCGCTGGCGACTTTCGCTGCCGGGATCGAGGAATGGAAGCTGCTGATCGCCGCCGGTCTGGCCGGCATCGGCCGCGAGGCGCTGAAGCTCGCCGCCGCCTATGCCTGCGAACGCAAGCAGTTCGACCAATATATCGGCCAGTTCCAGGCCATTTCCCATCCGCTGGCCGACATTCTCTGTGAGATCGACGGCGGCAAGTTCCTGGTGTGGAAGGCGATCCGCGATCTGGCCGATGGTGCGCCCGAAGCAGGCGGTGCAATCTCTATCGCCGCCTGGTGGAACGCGCAGAGCGCGGCCAAGGCGGTGGCGCAATCGCTCCACACCTTCGGCGGCTATGGCCTCACCACCGAATATGACATCTTCCTCTATAATCTGCGCGCCAAGGCCTGGCCGCTGGTCGGTGGCGATCCGCAGCGCTGGCTCGACGAGGCCGGGCGCCGGCTCTACGCCGATGAGGCCGCCGCCCTGCCCGATGCCGGGCCGATGCCGGTCGATTTCGACCTGGGCGAGGCGGCGCAGGCGATCAAGGACGAGATCAACGCCTTCTTCGCGGCCAATGTGACGCCGGAGATGCGGGCGACCTTCCACTATAGCTGGGAGGGCTATAACCCCGAACTCAACCGCAAGCTGGCGGCGCAGAATCTCCTTTATCTCGGCCTGCCCAAGGATGTCGGCGGCCGGGGCCTGTCCGCCTATGAGAAGACGGCGGCGATGGATGCGTTCGAGGAGCAGGGCTATAACAACCCCGCTGCCAATGTGACGCAGATGGTGTCGCTCATCATCCACCGCTTCGGCACGGACGAGCTGAAGCAGGCGGTGCTGCCGGAAATCATGCGCGGTGAGGTGATCTGCTCGCTCGGCTATTCCGAACCGGGCTCGGGCTCCGACGTGTTCGCCGCGCAATGCCGCGCGACGCAGGAAGCCGACGGCAGCTGGCGGATCGACGGCACCAAGATGTTCACGTCCGGTGCCAACCTGTCCACCTATGTGCTGATGCTCTGTCGCACCAACCCGGATGTGGCCAAGCACAAGGGGCTCACCATGTTCATCGTGCCGCTGAAGGCCGATGGCGTGACGGTGCAGCCGGTCCACACCTTCCAGGACGAGCGCACCAACATCACCTTCTATGATGGCGTGCGCATCCCCGACAGCTGGCGGCTGGGCGAGATTGACGGCGGCGTGCGCACCATGAGCGCCAGCCTGGAGCTGGAACATGGCGGCGGCTTCGCCAAATATCAGCGCAAGATGCTGCAGGCCGGCGAAGCGCTGTGCCGGGACGTTATCCACAGGGGCAAGCCGCTGATCGAGGATGGCGGCGCACAGGCGCGGCTGGCCCGTACCGCTGCCAATCTGTGGGCGTCGGAACTCATCGCGTTCCGCGCGCAGTGGGTGAGCATGGAGAACAAGCCAAACCTCGCTTATGGCCCGATGGCCAAGATGTTCAGTTCGGAGAAGTTCCTGACCGACGCGCGCGACCTGCTCGATCTTACCGCCCCGGCCTCGCTCTCCAAGCGCAAGGGGCCGGCGGAGGAGATCAACATGTTCTATCGCCACGCCCAGGGGGCAACCATCTATGGCGGCACCAGCGAAGTCCATCGCAGCATGATCGCGGAAAAGGGCCTGGGCCTGCCGCGTACCCGCGCCTGA
- a CDS encoding thiolase family protein produces MSMAREAYITGIGMSEVGVRLTRSALGLTLDAVREAIADAGLTLDQIDGVATYPGKMSTFLGFSPVSSDDVIEILGLNTRWHIGAAEATAQLGAIAEAAMAVKAGLARHVLCFRTVYEAAALARPDEFPPMERRKDVSGNSQWVSPFGAFSAANWTAQFAMRHMKRYGLTREQLAQVALNDHANAARNPRAIVKKPLTMDDYMSARMISSPFCLYDCDRFTDASTVVIVSAGDALDEVKATPIRIAASAGSVERYSWDQAEWASAYPTGRDLWKNTDYTAKDVDTVQFYDGFAFQPITWLEGLGFCDVGEGGQFLEGGKRIALDGELPMNTGGGQLGWGRLHGFGFAYESVVQLRGEGGERQVAGDPRVAVATSGGGPMAAALLLTKD; encoded by the coding sequence ATGAGCATGGCGCGCGAAGCCTATATCACCGGCATCGGCATGTCGGAGGTCGGCGTGCGGCTGACCCGGTCGGCGCTGGGCCTGACGCTGGACGCCGTGCGCGAGGCGATTGCCGACGCCGGCCTGACGCTTGACCAGATTGACGGGGTCGCCACCTATCCCGGCAAGATGTCGACCTTCCTCGGCTTTTCGCCGGTCAGTTCTGACGATGTGATCGAGATATTGGGCCTCAACACGCGCTGGCATATCGGCGCGGCGGAGGCGACGGCGCAGTTGGGCGCGATCGCCGAGGCGGCGATGGCGGTCAAGGCCGGCCTTGCCCGCCATGTCCTGTGCTTCCGCACCGTCTATGAGGCGGCGGCGCTGGCCCGTCCCGACGAATTCCCGCCGATGGAACGGCGCAAGGATGTGTCGGGCAACTCCCAATGGGTCTCGCCTTTCGGCGCCTTCTCGGCGGCCAACTGGACCGCGCAATTCGCGATGCGTCATATGAAGCGTTATGGCCTGACCCGCGAACAGCTCGCCCAGGTGGCGCTGAACGATCATGCCAATGCCGCGCGCAACCCGCGCGCCATCGTCAAGAAGCCGCTGACCATGGACGACTACATGTCGGCGCGGATGATCAGCTCGCCCTTCTGCCTCTATGATTGCGACCGCTTCACCGACGCCTCGACGGTGGTGATCGTGTCGGCCGGCGACGCGCTGGACGAGGTGAAGGCGACGCCGATCCGCATCGCCGCCAGCGCCGGTTCGGTCGAGCGCTACAGCTGGGACCAGGCCGAATGGGCGAGCGCCTATCCGACCGGGCGCGACCTGTGGAAGAACACGGATTACACCGCCAAGGATGTCGATACCGTCCAATTCTACGACGGTTTCGCCTTCCAGCCGATCACCTGGCTCGAAGGACTGGGCTTCTGCGATGTGGGCGAGGGTGGCCAGTTCCTGGAAGGGGGCAAGCGCATCGCGCTCGACGGCGAATTGCCGATGAATACCGGTGGTGGCCAGCTCGGCTGGGGCCGGCTGCACGGCTTTGGCTTTGCCTATGAATCGGTGGTGCAGTTGCGCGGTGAGGGCGGTGAACGGCAGGTCGCCGGCGATCCGCGTGTCGCGGTCGCCACCTCGGGCGGTGGCCCTATGGCGGCCGCGCTGCTGCTCACAAAGGACTGA
- a CDS encoding ferredoxin, which produces MKIRIEKSGCVGNARCAAVSEDMYPLDEDGYIATEGFDVADGEQQTAKRGARACPERIIFVEEDDGSISWPPKAKA; this is translated from the coding sequence ATGAAGATCCGCATCGAAAAATCAGGTTGCGTGGGCAATGCCCGCTGCGCCGCCGTGTCCGAGGACATGTATCCGCTGGACGAGGACGGCTATATCGCGACCGAGGGTTTCGACGTGGCAGACGGCGAGCAGCAGACCGCCAAGCGCGGCGCGCGCGCCTGCCCCGAACGCATCATCTTCGTCGAGGAAGATGATGGCAGCATCAGCTGGCCGCCCAAGGCCAAGGCATAA
- a CDS encoding nuclear transport factor 2 family protein — protein MAAPDFADWLAVANVKARYCRLLDTKDWDGFAALFTPDFRLDATGSGGPLLEGRDIAIASVRASIDAARTVHHVHSPEISIAGDDAMAIWAMQDHLAWPDGRTLLGHGHYHEDYRRDDGNWRIAASRLTRLAIDMKAPG, from the coding sequence ATGGCCGCGCCCGATTTCGCGGACTGGCTGGCCGTCGCCAACGTCAAGGCGCGCTATTGCCGCCTGCTCGATACCAAGGACTGGGACGGCTTCGCGGCGCTGTTCACGCCCGACTTCCGGCTCGACGCGACCGGATCGGGCGGTCCGCTGCTGGAGGGGCGCGATATCGCGATCGCCAGCGTCCGTGCCTCGATCGACGCGGCGCGCACCGTCCATCATGTCCATTCGCCCGAAATATCCATCGCCGGTGATGATGCGATGGCGATCTGGGCGATGCAGGATCATCTGGCCTGGCCCGATGGTCGCACGCTGCTGGGCCATGGCCATTATCATGAAGATTATCGCCGGGATGACGGGAACTGGCGCATTGCCGCCTCGCGCCTTACCCGGCTGGCGATCGACATGAAGGCGCCGGGCTAG